The following coding sequences are from one Lycium ferocissimum isolate CSIRO_LF1 chromosome 3, AGI_CSIRO_Lferr_CH_V1, whole genome shotgun sequence window:
- the LOC132049527 gene encoding subtilisin-like protease SBT3 — translation MEIRVPPLMFSWFLLCLSLFLGTSAQRSTYIVHLDKSFMPKIFASHRNWHSSIVDTIKIEVPTTQNGHHPVPKLLYSYDNVIHGFSAVLSKDEYEALKKSPGYLSAYKDKPVEAHTTHTFEFLKLNPASGLWPVSGFGQDVIIGVLDSGVWPESASFRDDGLSEIPKKWKGICKPGTKFNSSMCNRKLIGANYFNKGILADDPSVKIKMNSARDTKGHGTHVASIAAGNFAKGVSYFGYAPGTARGMAPRARIAVYKFSFDEGTFTSDLIAAMDQAVADGVDILTISYGWVDIPLYQDSVAIASFGAMMKGILVSASAGNYGPEMGTLTNGVPWIFTVASGSTDRSFSGTLTLGNGLKITGFSLFPVRTTIKDFALVYNGSLSTCDQSDELAQVPNAARSIMICYSTAQEDLSVSDQMAAISESKFGGAIYVYGDPDVLSDNYFPNPGVVISSKEWKKVIDYADKSVKPKVSISFQETHIDVKPAPVVSAFSSRGPSLSYLRVAKPDIMAPGELILAAWPSNVPAATIGLHSDYRLVSGTSMAAPHIAGIAAMLKGAHPDWNPSAIRSAMMTTANPLDNTEKPIKTTDYLVTRVATSLAMGAGLVDPNRAVDPGLIYDATPQDYVNLLCSMNLTEAQFKTIARSSAKHNCSNPSDDINYPSFIALFNPYGNYTWLEQKFSRTVTNVGASAAKYKAKVRAPKSSRISISPRTLVFEKKNQKQDYTLTIRYKGIADDQAQSGSITWVEENGHHTVRSPIVVAPALDAWT, via the coding sequence ATGGAGATACGAGTACCTCCTCTCATGTTTTCTTGGTTTCTTTTGtgtctttctttgtttttgggAACCTCAGCACAAAGGTCTACTTATATTGTCCATCTGGACAAATCTTTTATGCCTAAAATCTTTGCTAGTCACCGCAATTGGCATTCTTCCATTGTTGATACCATCAAGATTGAAGTTCCCACTACACAAAATGGCCACCATCCAGTTCCAAAGCTTCTTTATTCTTATGACAATGTCATTCATGGCTTCAGTGCTGTTTTGTCCAAAGATGAATATGAGGCTCTCAAGAAGTCACCAGGCTATCTTTCGGCTTACAAAGACAAACCTGTTGAAGCTCACACAACTCACACCTTTGAGTTTCTTAAGCTCAATCCTGCTTCTGGGCTATGGCCAGTTTCTGGTTTTGGTCAAGATGTTATCATTGGTGTACTTGATTCTGGTGTGTGGCCTGAATCTGCCAGTTTCAGAGATGATGGATTATCTGAAATTCCCAAGAAGTGGAAAGGAATTTGCAAGCCAGGAACAAAGTTCAATTCTTCAATGTGCAACAGGAAACTCATTGGAGCGAATTATTTCAATAAGGGGATTTTGGCTGATGATCCTAGTGTGAAAATTAAAATGAATTCTGCAAGGGATACTAAAGGTCATGGCACACATGTTGCCTCCATTGCTGCCGGAAATTTTGCTAAAGGAGTTTCATATTTTGGATATGCTCCTGGAACGGCAAGAGGTATGGCGCCACGAGCTAGGATAGCTGTGTATAAGTTTAGTTTTGACGAAGGGACCTTCACTTCTGATCTAATTGCTGCTATGGACCAAGCTGTCGCAGATGGTGTTGACATACTGACCATTTCTTATGGGTGGGTTGACATTCCATTATATCAAGATTCTGTTGCAATAGCTTCTTTTGGTGCCATGATGAAGGGTATCTTAGTCTCTGCGTCAGCCGGAAATTATGGTCCTGAAATGGGAACTTTAACCAATGGAGTCCCCTGGATCTTTACTGTGGCATCAGGCAGTACTGACCGGTCATTTTCTGGGACTTTAACTCTTGGGAACGGCTTAAAGATTACTGGATTTAGCTTGTTTCCAGTGAGAACCACCATCAAGGATTTTGCTTTGGTTTACAATGGAAGTTTATCTACTTGTGATCAATCTGACGAATTAGCCCAAGTCCCTAATGCTGCACGCAGCATTATGATTTGTTATAGCACTGCACAAGAAGACTTATCAGTCTCTGATCAAATGGCGGCTATCTCAGAGTCAAAATTTGGAGGTGCAATCTATGTTTATGGAGATCCGGATGTATTGTCAGacaattattttccaaatcctGGAGTTGTAATTAGCAGCAAGGAATGGAAAAAGGTGATAGACTATGCCGACAAAAGTGTTAAACCAAAAGTCAGCATCAGTTTCCAGGAAACACATATTGATGTAAAGCCTGCTCCAGTTGTTTCTGCATTTTCCTCTAGAGGCCCCTCTCTAAGTTATCTGCGAGTTGCAAAGCCAGATATTATGGCACCAGGAGAGTTAATTCTAGCAGCCTGGCCATCGAACGTTCCAGCTGCAACTATTGGTCTGCATAGTGATTACCGCCTTGTATCAGGCACTTCCATGGCGGCTCCTCACATTGCAGGAATTGCGGCAATGCTAAAAGGAGCACATCCTGATTGGAATCCTTCAGCCATTCGATCTGCCATGATGACCACTGCTAACCCTTTGGATAACACTGAAAAACCCATCAAGACCACGGATTACCTCGTTACCAGGGTTGCTACATCATTAGCCATGGGAGCCGGACTCGTTGATCCAAACCGTGCAGTTGATCCAGGCCTGATATATGATGCCACTCCACAAGACTATGTGAACCTTCTCTGCTCCATGAATCTCACAGAAGCGCAATTCAAAACAATTGCTAGATCATCAGCTAAGCACAACTGCTCAAATCCATCCGATGATATCAATTACCCATCGTTTATTGCTCTCTTTAACCCATATGGGAACTACACTTGGTTGGAACAGAAATTCAGCAGGACAGTCACAAATGTTGGAGCAAGTGCAGCTAAGTATAAAGCAAAAGTGAGAGCACCAAAAAGCTCGAGAATTTCTATCTCTCCGCGGACCTTGGTGTTTGAGAAGAAAAATCAGAAACAAGACTACACTCTGACCATACGTTACAAAGGCATTGCAGACGACCAAGCACAATCTGGTTCAATCACTTGGGTGGAAGAGAACGGTCATCACACCGTAAGAAGTCCTATAGTAGTAGCTCCAGCGCTTGATGCCTGGACCTGA